A genomic stretch from Strigops habroptila isolate Jane unplaced genomic scaffold, bStrHab1.2.pri NW_022045606.1_ctg1, whole genome shotgun sequence includes:
- the LOC115603059 gene encoding syntaxin-4-like isoform X2 has protein sequence MRDRTRELRQAYGSSSEEEEEDEDGAKVALMGLNPLLQAGGVRAALRALELKLEALELLQETVLGSPLPQEGQKRDLQLHRDEIQELTQEIRSRLQALEPAKEEEEDENRNSIRARVKRTQFLALTGRCHAAQARFRQRSLERLRRQLHVAGSAPVTEEELEQILESGQSEIFISNMPGASRALEEVGLRHRELQRLERGLRDLGELFTLLGTSVEQQGELLDRIEHHIQDSGSRLDKGTRHLGAAARSQQGARKKKLLLAGCVVITVVIIAVIIAVTMATG, from the exons ATGCGGGACAGGACGCGGGAGCTCCGCCag GCCTATGGCAGCAGCTcggaggaggaagaggaggacgAAGACGGGGCCAAAGTGGCTCTAATGGGGCTGAACCCCCTCCTGCAG GCGGGGGGGGTGCGGGCGGCGCTGCGGGCACTGGAGCTGAAGCTGgaggcgctggagctgctgcaggagacgGTGCTGGgcagccccctgccccaggAGG GGCAGAAGCGGGATCTGCAGCTCCACCGGGATGAGATCCAGGAGCTCACCCAGGAGATCCGCTCCCGGCTGCAAG CGCTGGAGCCAGcgaaggaggaagaggaggatgagaaCAGGAACAGCATCAGGGCGCGGGTGAAGCGCACCCAG TTCCTGGCGCTGACGGGCCGGTGCCACGCGGCCCAGGCCCGCTTCCGGCAGCGCAGCCTCGAGCGCCTGCGGCGCCAGCTCCACGTCG CTGGCAGCGCCCCGGTCACGGAGGAGGAACTGGAGCAGATCCTGGAGTCGGGGCAGAGCGAGATCTTCATCAGCAAC aTGCCGGGCGCGTCGCGGGCGCTGGAGGAGGTGGGGCTGCGGCACCGGGAGCTGCAGCGCCTGGAGCGGGGCCTCCGGGACCTGGGCGAGCTCTTCACCCTGCTGGGGACCAGCGTGGAGCAGCAG GGGGAGCTGCTGGACCGCATCGAGCACCATATACAGGACTCGGGCTCCCGCCTGGACAAGGGGACCCGGCACTTGGGGGCAGCAGCCCGGAGCCAGCAGGGGGCGCGAAAG aagaagctgctgctggccgGGTGTGTCGTCATCACCGTCGTCATCATCGCCGTCATCATTGCCGTCACCATGGCAACCGGCTAG
- the LOC115603059 gene encoding syntaxin-4-like isoform X3 encodes MRDRTRELRQAYGSSSEEEEEDEDGAKVALMGLNPLLQAGGVRAALRALELKLEALELLQETVLGSPLPQEGQKRDLQLHRDEIQELTQEIRSRLQALEPAKEEEEDENRNSIRARVKRTQARFRQRSLERLRRQLHVAGSAPVTEEELEQILESGQSEIFISNMPGASRALEEVGLRHRELQRLERGLRDLGELFTLLGTSVEQQGELLDRIEHHIQDSGSRLDKGTRHLGAAARSQQGARKKKLLLAGCVVITVVIIAVIIAVTMATG; translated from the exons ATGCGGGACAGGACGCGGGAGCTCCGCCag GCCTATGGCAGCAGCTcggaggaggaagaggaggacgAAGACGGGGCCAAAGTGGCTCTAATGGGGCTGAACCCCCTCCTGCAG GCGGGGGGGGTGCGGGCGGCGCTGCGGGCACTGGAGCTGAAGCTGgaggcgctggagctgctgcaggagacgGTGCTGGgcagccccctgccccaggAGG GGCAGAAGCGGGATCTGCAGCTCCACCGGGATGAGATCCAGGAGCTCACCCAGGAGATCCGCTCCCGGCTGCAAG CGCTGGAGCCAGcgaaggaggaagaggaggatgagaaCAGGAACAGCATCAGGGCGCGGGTGAAGCGCACCCAG GCCCGCTTCCGGCAGCGCAGCCTCGAGCGCCTGCGGCGCCAGCTCCACGTCG CTGGCAGCGCCCCGGTCACGGAGGAGGAACTGGAGCAGATCCTGGAGTCGGGGCAGAGCGAGATCTTCATCAGCAAC aTGCCGGGCGCGTCGCGGGCGCTGGAGGAGGTGGGGCTGCGGCACCGGGAGCTGCAGCGCCTGGAGCGGGGCCTCCGGGACCTGGGCGAGCTCTTCACCCTGCTGGGGACCAGCGTGGAGCAGCAG GGGGAGCTGCTGGACCGCATCGAGCACCATATACAGGACTCGGGCTCCCGCCTGGACAAGGGGACCCGGCACTTGGGGGCAGCAGCCCGGAGCCAGCAGGGGGCGCGAAAG aagaagctgctgctggccgGGTGTGTCGTCATCACCGTCGTCATCATCGCCGTCATCATTGCCGTCACCATGGCAACCGGCTAG
- the LOC115603059 gene encoding syntaxin-4-like isoform X1, translating into MRDRTRELRQAYGSSSEEEEEDEDGAKVALMGLNPLLQAGGVRAALRALELKLEALELLQETVLGSPLPQEGQKRDLQLHRDEIQELTQEIRSRLQALEPAKEEEEDENRNSIRARVKRTQHAALTQQFLALTGRCHAAQARFRQRSLERLRRQLHVAGSAPVTEEELEQILESGQSEIFISNMPGASRALEEVGLRHRELQRLERGLRDLGELFTLLGTSVEQQGELLDRIEHHIQDSGSRLDKGTRHLGAAARSQQGARKKKLLLAGCVVITVVIIAVIIAVTMATG; encoded by the exons ATGCGGGACAGGACGCGGGAGCTCCGCCag GCCTATGGCAGCAGCTcggaggaggaagaggaggacgAAGACGGGGCCAAAGTGGCTCTAATGGGGCTGAACCCCCTCCTGCAG GCGGGGGGGGTGCGGGCGGCGCTGCGGGCACTGGAGCTGAAGCTGgaggcgctggagctgctgcaggagacgGTGCTGGgcagccccctgccccaggAGG GGCAGAAGCGGGATCTGCAGCTCCACCGGGATGAGATCCAGGAGCTCACCCAGGAGATCCGCTCCCGGCTGCAAG CGCTGGAGCCAGcgaaggaggaagaggaggatgagaaCAGGAACAGCATCAGGGCGCGGGTGAAGCGCACCCAG CACGCGGCGCTGACGCAGCAGTTCCTGGCGCTGACGGGCCGGTGCCACGCGGCCCAGGCCCGCTTCCGGCAGCGCAGCCTCGAGCGCCTGCGGCGCCAGCTCCACGTCG CTGGCAGCGCCCCGGTCACGGAGGAGGAACTGGAGCAGATCCTGGAGTCGGGGCAGAGCGAGATCTTCATCAGCAAC aTGCCGGGCGCGTCGCGGGCGCTGGAGGAGGTGGGGCTGCGGCACCGGGAGCTGCAGCGCCTGGAGCGGGGCCTCCGGGACCTGGGCGAGCTCTTCACCCTGCTGGGGACCAGCGTGGAGCAGCAG GGGGAGCTGCTGGACCGCATCGAGCACCATATACAGGACTCGGGCTCCCGCCTGGACAAGGGGACCCGGCACTTGGGGGCAGCAGCCCGGAGCCAGCAGGGGGCGCGAAAG aagaagctgctgctggccgGGTGTGTCGTCATCACCGTCGTCATCATCGCCGTCATCATTGCCGTCACCATGGCAACCGGCTAG
- the LOC115603059 gene encoding syntaxin-4-like isoform X4: protein MSPQAYGSSSEEEEEDEDGAKVALMGLNPLLQAGGVRAALRALELKLEALELLQETVLGSPLPQEGQKRDLQLHRDEIQELTQEIRSRLQALEPAKEEEEDENRNSIRARVKRTQHAALTQQFLALTGRCHAAQARFRQRSLERLRRQLHVAGSAPVTEEELEQILESGQSEIFISNMPGASRALEEVGLRHRELQRLERGLRDLGELFTLLGTSVEQQGELLDRIEHHIQDSGSRLDKGTRHLGAAARSQQGARKKKLLLAGCVVITVVIIAVIIAVTMATG from the exons atgtccccccagGCCTATGGCAGCAGCTcggaggaggaagaggaggacgAAGACGGGGCCAAAGTGGCTCTAATGGGGCTGAACCCCCTCCTGCAG GCGGGGGGGGTGCGGGCGGCGCTGCGGGCACTGGAGCTGAAGCTGgaggcgctggagctgctgcaggagacgGTGCTGGgcagccccctgccccaggAGG GGCAGAAGCGGGATCTGCAGCTCCACCGGGATGAGATCCAGGAGCTCACCCAGGAGATCCGCTCCCGGCTGCAAG CGCTGGAGCCAGcgaaggaggaagaggaggatgagaaCAGGAACAGCATCAGGGCGCGGGTGAAGCGCACCCAG CACGCGGCGCTGACGCAGCAGTTCCTGGCGCTGACGGGCCGGTGCCACGCGGCCCAGGCCCGCTTCCGGCAGCGCAGCCTCGAGCGCCTGCGGCGCCAGCTCCACGTCG CTGGCAGCGCCCCGGTCACGGAGGAGGAACTGGAGCAGATCCTGGAGTCGGGGCAGAGCGAGATCTTCATCAGCAAC aTGCCGGGCGCGTCGCGGGCGCTGGAGGAGGTGGGGCTGCGGCACCGGGAGCTGCAGCGCCTGGAGCGGGGCCTCCGGGACCTGGGCGAGCTCTTCACCCTGCTGGGGACCAGCGTGGAGCAGCAG GGGGAGCTGCTGGACCGCATCGAGCACCATATACAGGACTCGGGCTCCCGCCTGGACAAGGGGACCCGGCACTTGGGGGCAGCAGCCCGGAGCCAGCAGGGGGCGCGAAAG aagaagctgctgctggccgGGTGTGTCGTCATCACCGTCGTCATCATCGCCGTCATCATTGCCGTCACCATGGCAACCGGCTAG
- the LOC115603062 gene encoding vitamin K epoxide reductase complex subunit 1-like — protein sequence MAARAALCVAGAALSLYALHVEREHARDPAYRARCDLAQAVSCTRVFASRWGRGLGLVEPLLGRDSAANVPNGAVGVVFYLLQGLLGAVPGRGAAAVLLGTSVTSAVASLWLAAVLAFILHDLCLVCISTYGLNLLLLRLNWRRWRQLQRPKTA from the exons ATGGCGGCGCGCGCGGCGCTGTGCGTGGCCGGCGCGGCGCTGTCGCTGTACGCGCTGCACGTGGAGCGGGAGCACGCGCGCGACCCGGCGTACCGCGCGCGCTGCGACCTGGCCCAGGCCGTGTCGTGCACGCGCGTGTTCGCTTCCCG GTGGGGGCGTGGCCTGGGGCTGGTGGAGCCGCTGCTGGGCCGGGACAGCGCCGCCAATGTCCCCAACGGGGCCGTGGGGGTCGTGTTCTACCTCCTGCAGGGGCTGCTGG GGGCAGTGCCAGGCCGGGGGGCGGCCGCGGTGCTGTTGGGGACGTCAGTGACATCGGCCGTGGCCTCGCTGTGGCTCGCAGCCGTGTTGGCCTTCATCCTGCACGACCTGTGCCTGGTCTGCATCAGCACCTACGGCCTCAACCTCCTCCTGCTGCGCCTCAACTGGCGGCGATGGAGGCAGCTCCAGCGGCCCAAAACCGCCTGA